The DNA sequence CTAAAGCCTGTCATGGTTTGTTTCCTAAACGATTATTAATTGAAACACTGATGCTCTTTGCTGCAGCGACCTGCATCAGCAAAATTCAGGCAGTAAGCGATAAAGGACATATCTTTCGCAGTTTGCGCTATCGCTTAAAAAAACGGCGCCTTTTCCACGCACAGTACGACGAGTTCTGGGAATCGCTCAATGCTCAACGGATTTCATCGCAGCTCTATCAGCTACCTGTGACGCTGCCACGTAAGTCTCTGGAAGATATTGCCAGCAAAAAACGTGCTGAAGCTCGCAGACGTTATGAGTTGCTCGACAATCTGGCTGCAAGTTTCCGTGCCCAGTTTAGCTGAACCGCATACTGTTCAGCTAAACTGTATCTGCATCATTCGTCTTCACGTCTGACATCACTTAACTTCCAGACTCCCTGATGACGCCGCAACGTAACCAGTAAACGTTGCTGGTCACGGGGATCATCACCTAATACCACATCACCAAGCGCTACCTCATCGCTCAGGGTAAATCGTCCGGTAGAGATATGCCCAACCCAACTGTCGCTGTAATCCTGATCCTGCAAAAAATAGTCGTCATCCATCCCTTCAGGGCTCTTGATTAATAGATGAATCTTCTGCAATAGCTGCGGAGTGATAAAATCTTTCAATTGTGGATCATGCTCATCAATTGGACTCTCGTTTTGATTCAATGCATTCAGATACCATGTGTAAAAGGTATAACTCACCTTTTCAGGAGTGATATTGGCAGGCATTGCTCTGGCATAGAGCGATACCATCATCAATAACACCAGTAACCCTTTCTTCATCACGCTCATCTCTGTCTGTGGATCGTATAACCAGGTAAATAAATCCCTCTTGCGCTTAATGTACAGATTCAGCTGATAATGTCAGTGTTTTTTTCTCTTTTCTGCCTGTTGCGCATTGTTTACCAGTGAATAAAACAGAAAAAAGTCACCTTACAAAAAACAATACGTTAGAAAGACCGCCTGAAAATAAAAAAACAGGTAATTAACAGTCCCCTTAAGCTGAAAAATAGAATAACGTAGAAATATTTCATCATAAATATTGTAATAAATACGCATTCAGAAACAGGGTGAGCAACTACGCTTAATCAGATTGTCGTTATGGTTGAATCATCGAATTTGTCTTTAATACTGTGATAGCAAAAATCTATTTGAAAAGGCGATTATTATGGTCAAAAAAACCTATATTCATGCTCAATCCCAAGCATTACCTGGTTCTGAAGCTAAATTAGTTCCCCCTGCACTAATCATACGTGATGACTATCAGGGCAGTAAAAAACTACATGGAAAAGTGGCGCTGATCACCGGTGGAGATAGCGGAATAGGCCGTTCGGTAGCCTTGCATTTTGCCCGTGAAGGCGCGCACATTGCACTGACCTACCTACCGGATAGCGCGGAAGAAGCTGCTGATGCAGCCTCAATAAAGACACTTATAGAGCAGGAAGGTCAACACTGCCTGACATATGCTGTTGATTTACGCCATTCAGATACCTGTAAGAAGTTAGTCAGCGAGGTCGTCAGCGCATTTGGTCAGCTTAACATTCTGGTTAATAATGCCGGCACAAAATATCCGGTAGAGGATATTCTTGAACTGAGTGATGAACAGTGGCTCGATACCTTCGATGTCAATATCCACAGTATGTTTTTTCTGACCAAAGCCGCTCTGCGATATTTGCATGAAGATGATTCAATCATTAACACCACTTCGGTGAACGCCTATGTTGGCCCGGCTTTTCTGATTGACTACACTGCCACCAAAGGTGCCATCGTCAGTTTCACCCGAGCCCTTTCCAATCAGGTCGTGAAAAAGGGCATTCGGGTTAACGCCGTAGCACCAGGCCCGGTCTGGACCCCGCTACAACCGGCTACATTAGGTAATCACAATCCGCAATGGCTGGAGGACTTTGGCCACGACACCCCGATGGGCCGCGCGGGGCAACCGGCTGAGTTGGGTCCGGTCTATGTTTTTCTTGCCAGCGCGGACTCTTCCTATCTGAGCGGTCAGGTGCTGCACCCTAATGGCGGCATGATGGTTGGCGGTTAAACAGGTGGATCTGACAAGGTAGGGAAAAATGCTATTTAAACAGTTCTCAGAAAGCTGGCTAAACAATGAATACCATCATGACTGGCTGGAAGCTGAGGGACGCCGCCTGCTCAGTTTTTATAAACAGGCCCGCTGTGATGCAGGTGGTTTTACCGCCCTCGATAACCATGGAAAACACTCTGAGAACAGTCAGCCTGATACGATGCTGACTGCCCGTATGACGCACTGCTTTGCTCTGGCTTCAATGCAGGGTGAGCCGGGTGCAGGGTGCCTGGCGGAATGGGGGGTCTCATCATTACTCGGCGTGTTAAAAGACACTCAACATGGCGGCTGGTTTGGCGGGTTACCTCATTGCAATGTTAAACAAAGAAAATTGGCTTACGTGCATGTATTCGTTACCCTGGCAGCTTGCAGTGCTACCCTTGCGGGTATTCAGGGGGCAGACAGGCTTCTTAATGAAGCAACGTTGATACTGGAAAACCACTTCTGGCAGCCCGAAGAGGGTGCGCTGAGCGAGAGTTACAGTTACAACTGGCAAGACCCTGCCGATTATCGTGGTGGCAACAGTAACATGCACTGTACGGAGTTATTTTTGCAACTGGCTGACGTGACCGGTGAAGCTAAATGGCGACATCGTGCATTATCGATTGCGGAGTGTGTCATTCATCGGCATGCTCCCGACAATCATTATCTGCTTGCAGAACATTTCACACAACAATGGGAAGTGTGGGCGGACTACAATCGTGATAAACCCACTGATGACTTCCACCCTTTCGGCGTCACACCAGGCCACAGCACAGAATGGGCGAGATTGCTGTTACATTTAGAGGCCGCGCTGCTGCAACATGGCGAGGCAGTTCCTGAATGGCTGCTGACCGATGCCAAAGGTTTATTCCACGCGGGCCTCGCCGCCGGCTGGAACGTGGAGGGCTCTCCGGGAATGATTTATACTCACGATTGGGACAAACAGCCTGTTACTTATCAACGCCTGCACTGGACGATTGCCGAAAGCTGCGCTGCCGCTGCCAGCCTGCTAAAACGCACCGGTGAGAAACAGTATGAACAATGGTATCGCACGCTATGGGATTATATCGGTGTCTATCTGATCGACCCGCGTCATGGTAGCTGGCGACATGAACTGGATAAGCATAACCAGCCTTCCAGTATCGTATGGGAGGGAAAACCCGATTTATATCATGCATGGCAATTAACACAAATCTGCCGATTACCGCTTACCCCTATGATAGGATTATCAATAAAACAGCACAGCGAGCGGAGGTAAATTAAATCACAGGATTATATTTTTACCTCAGATATTGACTAACGCGCACCAACCTCATTTGTCATGGGTTTGCAGCCCGCCAGATAACGGGCTGCAACAAAATGGATAAGTGAAAATTTAGTTTTATTTCTTCTGTTCAAGCTGCTGAATACGCCTTTCAAGCGAATCCAGTTTACTGATCATATCTTTATAATTTTTATTCATCTCTTCTGTTTGCTGACTGATTTTTTGCGTCAACTCTTCACGGATTTTTTTATCGCTATCCTGAGTTGATTTTTGCAAAGTGGAAAATTTTTCATTTATCTCTTTTTCAAAACCTTTCACATTATCATAAATTTCACTCATTTTTGAATAAAAAATAGAAGTAGATATCTGTTTTTTTCATCAAAATTATTTTTCGCATCAATAAGATATTCATCTTCTCTGAAATTTATACTACTCATTCCAGCAGAAACACTGTATGACAGGAAAATCAAAAGCATTACAGCAGTAAGAGATTTCATGTTGGTCCTTAACATTCACCTTATGGTAAATAAACCCTAACAGAAGTTTTCATCGACAAAAAGAGCCTGATTTCTTTTTAGGATTAAGTTCATCGCCATTAAAGAACAATGCAGATTAATCTCAATTTTAACAGATGGAGAACTTTTTTAAATAAAAGAAATATACTTAAGTCAGAGACTTTTTTACCTGCCAGAAGTAGCCTGGAACTAAGTGAGTAAGATAATTTCACTATCAATCGGATAGCCATCGCTATCAACCAAATATTCTTGCACTGAAGGAAGCCGGAGGAGGGAACCCCAAAAAAGTGTTTTTTATACTATTTCACTCAAGACGTTGAAAGGAAATGTATGGTTTCAAAAAAGGTATTAAGCGGACTGACTGTCTGATGGCAATGAACTTAAGACGTACAGATAAAAAGCGATTATCGGTACGCAACCGGCCCCACATTCAGTCGGAATTCCTGCCTGAGCACCCTGGTCATACGATTTTACCTCTTTTACACAAATCCCCCTGGTTTCTTTCTGTTTTGAACACGCTGTTAAGCACGGGAAAACTGGGGGAGTGACAGAGAGAATACAATAACCAACGCCCGTACGAATCACTGAAAACCTGAAACCAGACTGGCTTTTTTCTGGTGACTAACTGAAGTTCTCAAAAATTAACTAAAAACATAACCAACCTGATAACCTCAGGTAAATCACCTCACAATTATACGGTTAATTCTTTTACTTATCGACTTTCTCGTTTTCAGGATTCTTTTTTTTGCACTCTTTGAGAGGCTTATTAAAGAAAAAATCACTTTCAATAACGCCATATAACCACTACTCCCGCAAATAACAACAGGGTTTGTATTAAACGAATAATGACCAGACTTATTTCTTTTTTTTATTTCTCATCATTCCTA is a window from the Erwinia sp. genome containing:
- a CDS encoding hypothetical protein (ID:JIFNMEKO_02772;~source:Prodigal:2.6) — encoded protein: MKKGLLVLLMMVSLYARAMPANITPEKVSYTFYTWYLNALNQNESPIDEHDPQLKDFITPQLLQKIHLLIKSPEGMDDDYFLQDQDYSDSWVGHISTGRFTLSDEVALGDVVLGDDPRDQQRLLVTLRRHQGVWKLSDVRREDE
- the ydaD gene encoding General stress protein 39 (ID:JIFNMEKO_02773;~source:Prodigal:2.6); this encodes MVKKTYIHAQSQALPGSEAKLVPPALIIRDDYQGSKKLHGKVALITGGDSGIGRSVALHFAREGAHIALTYLPDSAEEAADAASIKTLIEQEGQHCLTYAVDLRHSDTCKKLVSEVVSAFGQLNILVNNAGTKYPVEDILELSDEQWLDTFDVNIHSMFFLTKAALRYLHEDDSIINTTSVNAYVGPAFLIDYTATKGAIVSFTRALSNQVVKKGIRVNAVAPGPVWTPLQPATLGNHNPQWLEDFGHDTPMGRAGQPAELGPVYVFLASADSSYLSGQVLHPNGGMMVGG
- the yihS gene encoding Sulfoquinovose isomerase (ID:JIFNMEKO_02774;~source:Prodigal:2.6), which produces MLFKQFSESWLNNEYHHDWLEAEGRRLLSFYKQARCDAGGFTALDNHGKHSENSQPDTMLTARMTHCFALASMQGEPGAGCLAEWGVSSLLGVLKDTQHGGWFGGLPHCNVKQRKLAYVHVFVTLAACSATLAGIQGADRLLNEATLILENHFWQPEEGALSESYSYNWQDPADYRGGNSNMHCTELFLQLADVTGEAKWRHRALSIAECVIHRHAPDNHYLLAEHFTQQWEVWADYNRDKPTDDFHPFGVTPGHSTEWARLLLHLEAALLQHGEAVPEWLLTDAKGLFHAGLAAGWNVEGSPGMIYTHDWDKQPVTYQRLHWTIAESCAAAASLLKRTGEKQYEQWYRTLWDYIGVYLIDPRHGSWRHELDKHNQPSSIVWEGKPDLYHAWQLTQICRLPLTPMIGLSIKQHSERR
- a CDS encoding hypothetical protein (ID:JIFNMEKO_02775;~source:Prodigal:2.6); this encodes MSEIYDNVKGFEKEINEKFSTLQKSTQDSDKKIREELTQKISQQTEEMNKNYKDMISKLDSLERRIQQLEQKK
- a CDS encoding hypothetical protein (ID:JIFNMEKO_02776;~source:Prodigal:2.6), which encodes MKSLTAVMLLIFLSYSVSAGMSSINFREDEYLIDAKNNFDEKNRYLLLFFIQK